Proteins encoded in a region of the Syntrophorhabdaceae bacterium genome:
- a CDS encoding PEP-utilizing enzyme has protein sequence MAEAKKFPFADEVVLPPELDGWEEMYAPQRLFSKDREDWEKRHFWYQDKIHAPEPLYPLDDIFQSSWQIALSQFTTRVFCIPPAQGVAQRILGCYMYITAVEPPPPEIIGEKAEQFGKRVPYVFQNYNKLWDKWYEKFDALGKEMKALKVIKEFDKYVPEDEVIPYPKGYTQAYELIESFNNIVNMITKAWQWHFEYLNLAYLGYLMFTDTAKKLFPGIKESTIGKMVAGAEVSMFRPEEELCRLSRLAVESPGVAAILKKDIPVEQKIKELKETSEGKAWFEDFEKVKDPWFFVSCGSGWYHYEGSWIDKLEVPFSYIKSYIERLEKGEKIERSFDEISQERERLVEEYRKLIGTDDDRKSFDDAYNVVRTIYRYAEDHLFWVEHWFHTIWFEKIREYGELLVKYGVLADKDDIYLFNRFEVPMLLEDLATSWALGEGVPTRGKFWKEKAAKRKKILEAAKKWLPVPALGVPPEEVAEPFTVMLWGITSEKVGEWLKGGGGEVVTDVNEIKGFASSAGIAEGPARVLKLMEDVVKLQPGEIMVAPCTNPSWAPVFTKIKAAVTDIGGLTSHAAIVSREYGLPAVTGTGIATAVIKTGDIIRVDGTTGTVTIVKKA, from the coding sequence ATGGCAGAGGCAAAAAAGTTTCCTTTTGCAGATGAAGTAGTGCTCCCACCTGAGCTTGATGGTTGGGAAGAGATGTATGCACCTCAACGTCTTTTCAGTAAAGACAGAGAGGATTGGGAGAAGAGGCATTTCTGGTATCAAGACAAAATCCATGCGCCTGAACCGCTTTATCCACTGGATGATATATTCCAGTCATCATGGCAGATTGCCCTATCGCAGTTTACAACAAGGGTATTCTGCATTCCGCCTGCACAGGGTGTTGCCCAGAGGATTTTGGGTTGTTATATGTATATAACCGCTGTAGAACCACCTCCTCCAGAGATAATAGGTGAGAAGGCAGAACAATTTGGAAAAAGGGTTCCCTATGTATTTCAGAATTATAATAAGCTCTGGGATAAGTGGTATGAAAAATTCGATGCCCTTGGAAAAGAGATGAAGGCTTTGAAGGTCATAAAAGAATTCGATAAGTATGTCCCTGAAGATGAGGTCATTCCTTACCCAAAAGGCTATACCCAGGCATACGAGCTTATAGAATCATTCAACAATATAGTAAACATGATAACAAAGGCATGGCAGTGGCATTTTGAATACCTAAACCTCGCCTACCTTGGTTATCTCATGTTTACGGATACGGCAAAGAAGCTCTTTCCAGGAATAAAAGAGAGTACTATAGGTAAAATGGTGGCAGGCGCCGAGGTGTCCATGTTCAGGCCTGAAGAGGAATTATGTAGATTAAGTAGACTTGCAGTAGAATCGCCAGGTGTAGCAGCTATCCTAAAAAAGGATATCCCGGTGGAGCAAAAGATAAAAGAACTTAAGGAGACATCTGAAGGGAAGGCATGGTTTGAGGATTTTGAAAAGGTAAAAGACCCATGGTTTTTTGTGTCTTGCGGCAGTGGCTGGTATCACTATGAGGGGAGTTGGATTGATAAGCTCGAAGTGCCTTTTAGCTATATAAAAAGCTATATAGAAAGGCTTGAAAAGGGTGAAAAGATTGAAAGGTCCTTTGATGAGATATCCCAAGAGAGGGAAAGGCTTGTGGAAGAATACAGAAAACTCATTGGAACAGATGATGATAGAAAGTCATTTGATGATGCCTATAATGTAGTTAGGACAATCTATCGATATGCAGAGGACCATCTCTTCTGGGTGGAGCACTGGTTCCATACGATATGGTTCGAGAAGATAAGGGAATACGGAGAACTCCTTGTTAAGTATGGTGTTCTTGCAGATAAAGATGATATATATCTCTTCAACCGCTTTGAGGTGCCCATGCTTCTTGAGGACCTGGCAACATCCTGGGCACTTGGAGAGGGGGTTCCTACAAGGGGTAAATTCTGGAAAGAGAAGGCTGCAAAGAGAAAAAAGATACTAGAGGCTGCAAAGAAGTGGCTGCCTGTCCCTGCCCTTGGTGTCCCCCCTGAAGAAGTGGCTGAACCTTTTACTGTAATGCTATGGGGTATCACATCAGAAAAGGTGGGTGAATGGCTAAAAGGCGGTGGAGGAGAGGTAGTAACAGATGTGAATGAAATAAAAGGTTTTGCATCATCTGCCGGTATAGCCGAAGGTCCTGCAAGGGTCCTAAAATTAATGGAAGATGTGGTAAAACTTCAGCCCGGTGAGATCATGGTTGCCCCATGCACAAACCCATCATGGGCTCCTGTGTTTACAAAGATTAAGGCAGCAGTTACAGATATAGGTGGACTCACATCTCATGCAGCCATAGTCTCAAGGGAATATGGACTTCCAGCTGTAACAGGGACAGGAATTGCTACTGCAGTTATAAAGACCGGGGATATCATAAGGGTAGACGGCACTACAGGGACCGTAACAATAGTAAAGAAGGCATAA
- a CDS encoding Tm-1-like ATP-binding domain-containing protein gives MKKSLLIIATMDTKGKEAGFIRDCALEEGINPILMDIGTLNEPFINAHIANYEVAREGGYDLKTIKDKRDRLWAVRAMEEGGAKVVERLFKDRKIDGVLGMGGGTGTAISSYIMRQLPFGFPKVIISTVASRDIREYIKTKDIVMFHSVADLLGFNDFIRKILRQATKAVCGMIKEGYEIKDSKPMVAVTAYGVSSACAMNAESLLEKRGYEMIGFHANGIGGMAMEEMIGQGIITGVLDFTPHEIADDMYGGYCRGIGPERFETAGKMGIPLVFAPGGLDNAVFSPTYPMPDSLKGRRIHTHDIRFCVRMEREEMVAFARILGDKFNRSKGPIYILVPLKGWSEADREGMELYDPEVDRIFVYELRKILRNNIPIEEIDCHISDPVFAERAVDILDSMLNKDKKF, from the coding sequence ATGAAAAAAAGCCTCCTTATCATAGCCACCATGGATACAAAGGGAAAAGAGGCAGGGTTTATAAGAGATTGCGCCCTTGAGGAGGGTATAAACCCCATTCTTATGGATATAGGCACACTTAACGAGCCCTTCATAAATGCTCATATAGCAAATTATGAAGTTGCAAGGGAAGGGGGATATGATCTAAAGACCATCAAGGATAAAAGGGATCGCTTATGGGCAGTAAGGGCTATGGAGGAAGGAGGGGCTAAGGTTGTAGAGAGACTTTTCAAGGACAGAAAGATCGATGGTGTCCTGGGAATGGGTGGTGGGACAGGGACTGCTATCTCAAGCTATATCATGAGGCAACTCCCCTTTGGTTTTCCGAAGGTTATTATATCTACAGTAGCATCCAGGGATATAAGGGAGTATATCAAGACAAAGGATATTGTCATGTTTCATTCTGTTGCGGATCTCCTTGGTTTTAATGATTTTATCCGAAAGATACTAAGACAGGCAACAAAGGCGGTTTGTGGTATGATTAAGGAGGGATATGAAATAAAAGATTCTAAACCTATGGTGGCAGTAACAGCATATGGAGTTAGCTCTGCATGTGCCATGAATGCCGAGTCCCTATTAGAAAAAAGGGGCTATGAGATGATAGGCTTTCATGCCAACGGCATAGGTGGTATGGCTATGGAGGAGATGATCGGTCAGGGTATCATAACCGGTGTTCTTGATTTTACACCTCACGAGATAGCAGATGATATGTATGGTGGATACTGCAGGGGTATAGGCCCTGAAAGATTTGAGACAGCCGGCAAGATGGGTATTCCCCTTGTCTTTGCCCCAGGTGGTCTTGACAACGCAGTATTTAGCCCTACCTATCCCATGCCTGATAGCTTAAAAGGCAGGAGAATTCACACCCATGATATAAGGTTCTGTGTTAGGATGGAGAGAGAAGAGATGGTGGCCTTTGCCAGAATTTTAGGTGATAAATTTAATAGGTCTAAAGGCCCTATCTATATTTTGGTCCCTTTGAAGGGATGGTCAGAGGCAGACAGAGAGGGTATGGAACTATATGACCCTGAGGTTGATAGAATATTTGTTTATGAACTTAGAAAGATCCTCAGGAACAATATACCCATTGAAGAGATAGATTGTCATATAAGTGACCCTGTCTTTGCCGAAAGAGCAGTAGATATCCTGGACAGTATGTTAAATAAGGACAAAAAATTTTAG
- a CDS encoding PEP/pyruvate-binding domain-containing protein yields the protein MSEKWIYWFHEVGQEDNNKVGKKCANLGELTKAGFRVPPGFALSVEAYKRFMSETKATELLLKFLENFQADPNNVADTLKFEEASEKMRAIVESIKMPPDMEETIKEYYGELCKAAGCDDIYVATRSAGPVSHPGQYETYLNVCGSDDVVFNVIRVWSSTFNTRSIIARARLNLPLHFDPIGVAVLTMVDAKAAGVMFTVNPVNGDVTKVAIEGSFGYGEAVVSGNVTPDRYLVDKVTMEIEERVISDKGAEFVYNPETKEMEYKELPPDKRKVQCLEDKEVLELARLAKEVEKHFQCSQDIEWSISRSLPFPENIFLVQARPESVWGKKKKESVLGKKSGMELLFERAFTPVKVKI from the coding sequence ATGTCAGAGAAATGGATCTATTGGTTCCATGAGGTAGGACAGGAAGACAATAATAAAGTTGGTAAAAAATGTGCAAATCTGGGTGAACTGACTAAGGCAGGATTTAGGGTTCCACCTGGATTTGCCCTTAGTGTAGAGGCATATAAGAGGTTTATGTCCGAGACAAAGGCAACAGAGCTTCTTCTCAAGTTTCTTGAGAATTTCCAGGCAGACCCCAATAATGTGGCTGATACACTGAAATTCGAAGAGGCATCGGAAAAGATGAGGGCTATAGTAGAATCTATAAAGATGCCCCCAGATATGGAAGAGACGATAAAGGAATATTATGGTGAGCTATGTAAGGCAGCAGGTTGCGATGATATATATGTGGCAACACGCTCTGCAGGTCCTGTGAGCCATCCAGGACAATATGAGACATATCTCAATGTATGCGGTTCAGATGATGTGGTATTTAATGTAATAAGGGTTTGGTCAAGCACATTTAATACCCGTTCTATTATAGCCAGGGCAAGGTTGAACCTTCCTTTGCATTTTGATCCTATTGGCGTTGCAGTTCTTACCATGGTAGATGCCAAGGCAGCAGGTGTTATGTTTACTGTAAATCCTGTAAACGGTGATGTGACCAAGGTTGCCATAGAAGGCAGTTTTGGTTATGGAGAGGCTGTTGTGTCCGGAAATGTGACTCCTGATAGATACCTGGTAGATAAAGTGACTATGGAGATAGAAGAGAGGGTTATATCAGATAAAGGGGCTGAATTTGTTTATAACCCAGAGACAAAAGAAATGGAATATAAAGAACTGCCGCCTGATAAGAGAAAGGTGCAGTGTCTTGAAGATAAAGAGGTATTGGAGCTTGCAAGGCTTGCAAAAGAGGTGGAAAAGCATTTTCAATGTTCTCAGGACATAGAGTGGTCTATATCAAGGAGTCTGCCTTTTCCAGAAAACATATTCCTTGTTCAGGCAAGACCTGAATCTGTATGGGGGAAGAAAAAGAAAGAGTCTGTCCTGGGCAAAAAGAGCGGTATGGAACTTCTTTTTGAAAGGGCATTTACGCCTGTAAAGGTAAAGATATAA
- a CDS encoding NAD(P)-dependent oxidoreductase, producing the protein MSKSSGSNSEYHIIHFEALGPEADHLEEEIEKAKDKGELPKEHRYLITPMNLQQYLDEHKIYSLPEIITIKTHSIIPETYLAGTKKSIITRSAGYDHVEHLEEKVNIASLREYCVNAVAQTAMKLLYAAAGELNHYTKNTETFERKNSKAFLELNEDVILTVFGVGKIGKRIYELALANGLTVQGVDIREQELNRTYEGKVKFVTKEHAIKNSNIIINAMNLTKNNQSKFYNVGYFSYEFFSMAKTGLIFINVTRGEIAPESVLLEFYKSGKIRGIGLDVFSDESRFAMLLNTKDTVNAHKDHLAALEMVKSSIAREANIYVQPHQGFNSHLAAKAKAVEAVKHMVSWYKNKGRCFDEQLPYY; encoded by the coding sequence ATGTCAAAATCATCAGGATCCAATTCAGAATACCATATAATACACTTTGAAGCCTTAGGCCCTGAGGCAGATCACCTCGAGGAAGAGATTGAGAAAGCAAAAGATAAAGGAGAATTGCCAAAGGAACACAGATATCTCATCACCCCTATGAATCTACAACAATATCTTGATGAGCACAAGATATATAGCCTACCCGAGATTATTACCATCAAGACCCACTCCATTATCCCGGAAACTTATCTGGCAGGCACAAAAAAAAGCATAATAACAAGGAGTGCTGGCTATGACCACGTAGAGCACCTGGAAGAGAAAGTGAATATAGCCTCACTTCGTGAATACTGTGTTAATGCAGTGGCTCAAACAGCCATGAAACTCCTGTATGCTGCTGCCGGAGAACTCAATCACTACACAAAAAATACCGAGACCTTTGAGAGAAAGAATTCTAAGGCATTTTTAGAATTAAACGAAGATGTAATCCTTACGGTCTTTGGTGTAGGCAAGATTGGAAAACGCATTTATGAACTGGCTCTAGCAAATGGCCTTACAGTTCAGGGAGTAGATATTAGGGAACAGGAATTGAACAGGACTTATGAAGGTAAGGTAAAATTCGTAACCAAAGAACATGCCATAAAGAACAGCAACATCATAATAAATGCCATGAACCTCACAAAGAACAATCAGAGCAAATTTTACAATGTGGGGTATTTTTCTTATGAGTTCTTCTCCATGGCAAAAACTGGGTTGATATTCATAAACGTAACTCGCGGTGAGATCGCACCAGAATCGGTGTTACTTGAATTTTATAAATCAGGAAAGATAAGGGGAATTGGTCTGGATGTCTTCTCTGATGAGTCTCGTTTTGCCATGCTGTTGAACACCAAGGATACGGTCAATGCCCATAAAGACCATTTAGCAGCCCTTGAAATGGTGAAAAGCTCTATAGCCAGAGAGGCAAATATATATGTTCAACCTCATCAGGGCTTTAATTCCCACTTAGCTGCCAAGGCAAAGGCTGTAGAGGCAGTCAAGCATATGGTATCCTGGTATAAAAACAAAGGACGCTGTTTTGATGAACAGCTTCCTTATTATTGA
- a CDS encoding UbiX family flavin prenyltransferase: MKKRIIVALTGATGIIYGVRLLQVLKDLNVESHLILSDAAKKNILIETEFSIDYVESLAYKNHHVDNLAASISSGSFKTYGMVIAPCTIKTLSGIANSYNDNLIVRAADVVLKEKRRLVLVVRETPLHKGHLELMMKVADLGGIILPPVPAFYHKPKGLGDVIDHIVGKILDLMDIEHNLFKRWEGEA, encoded by the coding sequence ATGAAAAAAAGGATCATAGTGGCTTTAACAGGTGCCACAGGGATTATATATGGTGTAAGGCTCCTTCAAGTTTTGAAAGACCTTAATGTGGAAAGCCATCTAATTCTGTCTGATGCAGCAAAGAAGAACATACTCATAGAAACAGAGTTTAGTATAGATTATGTGGAAAGCCTGGCATATAAAAACCATCATGTAGATAATCTTGCAGCTTCCATATCAAGCGGGTCATTTAAGACGTATGGTATGGTTATCGCGCCTTGTACTATAAAGACCCTATCAGGTATTGCCAATTCCTATAATGATAATCTTATTGTCAGGGCAGCAGATGTGGTTCTAAAAGAGAAGAGAAGGCTTGTCCTTGTAGTGAGAGAGACCCCTTTACATAAGGGGCACCTTGAGCTTATGATGAAGGTAGCTGATCTGGGGGGTATTATACTACCTCCTGTCCCTGCCTTTTATCACAAACCAAAAGGTTTAGGGGATGTTATAGACCATATAGTAGGCAAAATTTTGGACCTTATGGATATTGAACATAACCTCTTCAAGAGATGGGAAGGAGAGGCATAA